One genomic segment of Occultella kanbiaonis includes these proteins:
- a CDS encoding arylsulfatase: MRPDRHARTMLPIPDRPAPGLTTYDAKDPATSYPPIEPLLPPEGAPNVVVILLDDVGFGASSAFGGPCRTPTAERLAGSGLRLNRFHTTALCAPTRQALLTGRNHHSVGMGSITETATSAPGNSSLRSNTKAPLALTLRLNGYSTAQFGKCHEVPVWQTSPMGPFDAWPTGGGGFEKFYGFIGGENNQWDPALYDGTTPIEPPATAEEGYHLTEDLVDHACSWVNQQKALMPDRPFFVYLALGATHAPHHVAPEWIEKYRGRFDDGWDVQRERTFARQRELGVVPSDAELTARHDEIPAWSEMPEDLKPVLAREMETYAGFLEHSDTQVGRLIDTLEDLEILDDTIVYYIIGDNGASAEGTVNGAFNEMANFNGMAALETPEFMRSKMDEFGSPTSYNHYSVGWAWAMDTPLQWTKQVASHWGGTRNGTIVHWPHGIAEAGGLRSQFTHVIDIAPTILEAAGIPEPTSVNGVLQSPMEGTSMLYAFEDADAPERHDLQYFEMFGNRGIYHRGWSAVTKHRTPWVMTGATVPPFDDDLWELYDGATDFSQAHDLAAERPDLLARLQRLWLIEATKYNVLPMDDRTGERLEPTLAGRPTLVHGASQLFYPGMGRLSENSVVSMKNRSFSLTAEIEAPGSGVHGVIIAQGGRFGGWSLFARDGRLAFAYNVLGIHLYTTASDTPIPSGTHQVRMEFAYDGGGLGKGGDVTLYHDGTAVGAGRIEFTQPLVFSADETTDIGYESGTPVSPDYTARESTFTGKIHWVQLDTGADDNDHFISPEERLRVAMARQ; encoded by the coding sequence ATGCGTCCCGACCGGCATGCCCGAACCATGCTCCCGATACCGGACCGCCCAGCGCCCGGCCTCACGACGTACGACGCGAAGGATCCGGCCACGTCCTACCCGCCGATCGAGCCGCTCCTGCCCCCCGAGGGAGCGCCGAACGTGGTCGTGATCCTGCTCGACGACGTCGGCTTCGGAGCATCGAGCGCCTTCGGCGGTCCGTGCCGCACGCCGACCGCGGAGCGGCTGGCGGGCAGTGGGCTGCGGCTCAACCGGTTCCACACGACGGCCCTGTGTGCGCCCACCCGGCAGGCACTGCTCACGGGCCGCAACCACCACTCGGTGGGCATGGGCAGCATCACCGAGACGGCCACGTCCGCTCCGGGGAACAGCTCGCTGCGGTCGAACACGAAGGCTCCGCTCGCCCTGACGCTGCGTCTGAACGGCTACTCGACGGCGCAGTTCGGCAAGTGTCACGAGGTGCCGGTCTGGCAGACCTCCCCGATGGGCCCGTTCGACGCCTGGCCGACGGGCGGTGGCGGATTCGAGAAGTTCTACGGCTTCATCGGAGGCGAGAACAACCAGTGGGATCCCGCGCTCTACGACGGGACCACCCCGATCGAGCCACCGGCCACGGCCGAGGAGGGTTACCACCTCACGGAGGACCTCGTCGACCACGCGTGCTCCTGGGTCAACCAGCAGAAGGCGCTGATGCCGGACCGCCCGTTCTTCGTCTACCTCGCCCTCGGTGCCACCCACGCACCGCACCACGTCGCGCCGGAGTGGATCGAGAAGTACCGGGGCCGCTTCGACGATGGCTGGGACGTGCAGCGCGAGCGCACCTTCGCGCGGCAGCGGGAGCTCGGGGTGGTTCCGTCGGATGCGGAACTCACCGCACGCCACGACGAGATCCCGGCCTGGAGCGAGATGCCCGAGGACCTCAAGCCGGTCCTGGCCCGGGAGATGGAGACCTACGCAGGCTTCCTCGAGCACTCCGACACCCAGGTGGGTCGGCTGATCGACACGCTCGAGGATCTCGAGATCCTCGATGACACGATCGTCTACTACATCATCGGGGACAACGGCGCCTCAGCGGAGGGCACCGTCAACGGCGCGTTCAACGAGATGGCGAACTTCAACGGCATGGCCGCGCTCGAGACACCGGAGTTCATGCGCAGCAAGATGGACGAGTTCGGGTCGCCCACCTCCTACAACCACTACTCCGTGGGCTGGGCGTGGGCGATGGACACGCCGCTCCAGTGGACGAAGCAGGTCGCCTCACACTGGGGCGGCACCCGGAACGGGACGATCGTGCACTGGCCCCACGGGATCGCGGAGGCCGGCGGACTGCGGTCGCAGTTCACCCACGTGATCGACATCGCGCCGACCATCCTCGAGGCGGCCGGGATCCCGGAGCCCACCTCGGTCAACGGGGTTCTGCAGTCCCCGATGGAGGGCACCTCGATGCTGTACGCGTTCGAGGACGCGGATGCGCCGGAACGCCACGACCTGCAGTACTTCGAGATGTTCGGCAACCGCGGCATCTACCACCGCGGCTGGAGCGCGGTCACGAAGCACCGGACGCCCTGGGTGATGACCGGCGCCACGGTGCCCCCGTTCGACGACGACCTGTGGGAGCTCTACGACGGTGCGACGGACTTCAGCCAGGCCCACGACCTGGCCGCGGAGCGCCCGGACCTGCTCGCCCGGCTGCAGCGTCTCTGGCTCATCGAGGCGACGAAGTACAACGTGCTGCCGATGGACGACCGGACGGGTGAGCGGCTCGAACCGACCCTGGCCGGCCGGCCCACGCTCGTGCACGGTGCGTCGCAGCTCTTCTATCCGGGCATGGGCCGGTTGAGCGAGAACAGCGTGGTCAGCATGAAGAACCGGTCCTTCTCGCTCACCGCGGAGATCGAGGCGCCGGGGTCCGGGGTCCACGGCGTGATCATCGCCCAGGGTGGCCGGTTCGGCGGGTGGAGTCTGTTCGCGCGCGATGGCCGGCTCGCATTCGCCTACAACGTGCTCGGGATCCACCTCTACACCACGGCGTCGGACACACCGATCCCGTCCGGCACGCACCAGGTGCGGATGGAGTTCGCCTACGACGGAGGGGGGCTCGGCAAGGGCGGTGACGTCACGCTCTACCACGACGGGACCGCCGTCGGAGCCGGCCGGATCGAGTTCACCCAGCCGCTCGTCTTCTCGGCCGACGAGACGACCGACATCGGATACGAGTCGGGCACCCCGGTCTCTCCCGACTACACGGCCCGCGAAAGTACCTTCACCGGAAAGATCCACTGGGTCCAGCTCGACACCGGGGCGGACGACAACGACCACTTCATCAGCCCGGAGGAACGCCTCAGGGTCGCCATGGCCCGGCAGTAG
- a CDS encoding potassium channel family protein, with the protein MRERPPDVGGRDGADRRARSRWALLRPALSAVAVLVVYYALPLDGTSVGTLFALALGLTALAGMLSWQVRAIVRSKRPRLRAIEALATAVPFFLVLFAAVYVGLSRSDPAAFTEALDRTDALYFTVTTFATVGFGDIAPLAREARIIAMIQMLAGMALLGGGLKLLLGAVRVGLNREPGRPVSTGTAGPAGGGGARPSPPE; encoded by the coding sequence ATGCGCGAGCGTCCACCTGACGTCGGGGGCCGCGATGGCGCGGACCGGCGAGCCCGGAGCCGGTGGGCGTTGCTACGGCCGGCACTGTCGGCGGTCGCGGTGCTCGTCGTCTACTACGCGCTCCCCCTTGACGGGACCTCGGTGGGCACCCTGTTCGCGCTCGCGCTGGGGCTCACCGCGCTGGCCGGGATGCTGTCCTGGCAGGTCCGGGCCATCGTGCGTTCGAAACGGCCGAGGCTGCGTGCCATCGAGGCGCTCGCGACGGCGGTCCCGTTCTTCCTCGTGCTGTTCGCGGCCGTGTACGTCGGTCTGTCCCGCAGTGACCCGGCCGCGTTCACCGAGGCCCTCGACCGCACCGATGCGCTCTACTTCACCGTGACGACGTTCGCGACGGTCGGATTCGGTGACATCGCGCCCCTCGCCAGGGAGGCGCGCATCATCGCCATGATCCAGATGCTCGCCGGCATGGCGCTGCTCGGTGGCGGCCTGAAACTCCTCCTCGGCGCGGTCCGGGTGGGCCTGAACCGTGAGCCCGGCCGGCCCGTATCGACCGGTACCGCCGGCCCGGCCGGAGGCGGCGGAGCCCGGCCCTCGCCGCCCGAGTAA
- a CDS encoding ArsR/SmtB family transcription factor, with the protein MTGTESQNEDRADAMFHALADRTRRDILRRVLAGEHSVTTLAAKYDMSFAAVQKHVAVLERAGLINKRRAGREALASGDVEAVRSVGSLLTELESLWRGRIARIDELIAQPTSTERNQ; encoded by the coding sequence ATGACCGGAACCGAGAGCCAGAACGAGGACAGGGCCGATGCCATGTTCCACGCGCTGGCCGACCGCACGCGGCGCGACATCCTGCGCCGGGTGCTTGCCGGAGAGCACTCGGTCACGACCCTCGCGGCGAAGTACGACATGAGCTTCGCCGCGGTACAGAAGCACGTCGCCGTACTGGAGCGGGCCGGCTTGATCAACAAGCGGCGCGCGGGCCGGGAGGCCCTCGCCAGTGGCGACGTGGAGGCGGTCCGGTCGGTGGGCTCGCTGCTCACCGAACTCGAATCGCTCTGGCGCGGGCGGATCGCCCGCATCGACGAACTGATCGCACAACCCACATCCACCGAGAGGAACCAGTGA
- a CDS encoding phosphotransferase enzyme family protein produces the protein MDALTDDELAAALGQALPQHWPQLGEAIVAPLGGGMNSATARVRGSAGRYVAKWVPDGLGAALRTGGERALHVQRATGIPTGPPVPTAAGEVVAPTLGGWVSLLREVDGTPFDGATGVEQELMARTLAAVHGATTLGRRRGAFLPEPFWHGPQLDVEPWVRTAVGQVRAEYETLAPQPWATLHTDPAPEAFLLDGGRPALIDWTGATDGPVLYDVASAVMYLGGRRRADAFLRAYSDRSGVDLIHLDAMRRYRQAVQAAYFAQRLAAADRTGLTDPGGNRKGLDDARRGLVALGVIDTP, from the coding sequence ATGGACGCTCTCACCGACGACGAGCTTGCGGCCGCCCTCGGTCAGGCGTTGCCGCAGCACTGGCCGCAGCTCGGCGAGGCGATCGTCGCGCCGCTCGGCGGCGGGATGAACTCGGCGACTGCGCGCGTCCGGGGCAGCGCGGGGCGATATGTGGCCAAGTGGGTGCCGGACGGTCTCGGTGCGGCCCTCCGGACCGGCGGCGAGCGGGCGCTCCACGTGCAACGCGCGACCGGTATCCCGACCGGACCACCGGTACCGACCGCCGCGGGCGAGGTGGTCGCGCCGACCCTCGGCGGCTGGGTCAGCCTGCTGAGGGAGGTCGACGGGACCCCGTTCGACGGAGCCACGGGGGTGGAGCAGGAGCTGATGGCGAGGACGCTCGCCGCCGTGCACGGGGCCACCACGCTCGGCCGGCGCCGGGGTGCGTTCCTGCCCGAGCCGTTCTGGCACGGGCCCCAACTGGACGTGGAACCCTGGGTTCGCACCGCCGTCGGGCAGGTCCGGGCCGAGTACGAGACGCTCGCGCCGCAACCCTGGGCGACGCTCCACACCGACCCGGCGCCCGAGGCGTTCCTGCTCGACGGCGGCCGGCCGGCGCTCATCGACTGGACCGGCGCCACCGACGGGCCGGTGCTCTACGACGTGGCCTCCGCCGTCATGTATCTCGGCGGGCGACGCCGGGCTGATGCCTTCCTGCGTGCCTACTCCGATCGCAGCGGGGTGGACCTGATCCACCTCGACGCCATGCGCCGGTACCGCCAGGCAGTCCAGGCGGCCTACTTCGCGCAGCGGCTGGCGGCCGCCGACCGGACCGGGCTCACCGACCCGGGAGGTAACCGGAAAGGGCTGGACGATGCGCGGCGCGGCCTGGTCGCACTCGGTGTGATCGACACGCCGTGA
- a CDS encoding SRPBCC family protein has product MPVTDVQHDMNNLTLTIVAEFAAPVSRVWDVYADPRQLERVFGPPTYPATFVDHALIPGSRSTYFMTSPEGEKHAGIWDIKTVTEPSGFTFEDAFSDADFNVSTDLPVSQNSYAFVATDGGTKATYVSTYATAEALQQVLDMGVVEGATSAINQIDGLLAA; this is encoded by the coding sequence ATGCCTGTCACCGACGTCCAGCACGACATGAACAACCTGACCCTGACCATCGTGGCCGAGTTCGCCGCCCCCGTCTCTCGCGTCTGGGACGTGTACGCCGACCCACGCCAGCTCGAGCGGGTGTTCGGACCGCCGACGTACCCGGCCACGTTCGTGGACCACGCGCTCATCCCCGGCAGCCGTTCGACGTACTTCATGACGAGCCCGGAGGGTGAGAAGCACGCCGGGATCTGGGACATCAAGACCGTGACCGAACCGTCCGGCTTCACGTTCGAGGATGCGTTCTCGGACGCGGACTTCAACGTGTCCACGGATCTGCCCGTGAGCCAGAACTCGTATGCCTTCGTGGCCACCGACGGCGGGACCAAGGCGACATACGTCTCCACCTACGCCACCGCGGAGGCGTTGCAGCAGGTGCTCGACATGGGGGTCGTCGAGGGCGCGACCTCCGCGATCAACCAGATCGACGGCTTGCTCGCCGCGTGA
- a CDS encoding MFS transporter: MAHVPAPENTTRSTQEPVATSTVRLWSREFVLAWIVNFFLAFVFYFLMTTMAVYAIKEFIAGETASGLAASMFVIGSTTARLFAGNLVELVGRRRNLLIALVVGALASLAYFPASSYGSLLVVRFLHGASFAIASTTAMTLAQSVIPRARRGEGTGYFTLSMTLATALGPLLGLLLVDHVGYGALFAGSAVASVLALVIALFLRTRDLAPDREARARLLRFRPADMLHPAVLPVASFMLVLAICYSGVLTYLQPFAAEAGLAGGASIFFLVYAASMLLTRTIMGRLQDRRGDNAVIVFAVLAFAAGLALLGLAGSDALVIVAGVAMGLGFGSLLGALQAVAVSKVPMRRVGVAISTHYFMVDLGIGIGPVLLGLGLGVFGFDTMYLVLAVVALVSLGLYELVHGRYERARRRVRAEDGEGAAAADSDLVRH; the protein is encoded by the coding sequence GTGGCTCACGTGCCTGCGCCCGAAAACACCACCAGGTCGACCCAGGAACCGGTCGCGACGTCGACCGTGAGGCTCTGGAGCCGCGAGTTCGTACTCGCGTGGATCGTGAACTTCTTCCTCGCCTTCGTCTTCTACTTCCTGATGACCACGATGGCCGTGTACGCCATCAAGGAGTTCATCGCCGGCGAGACGGCGAGCGGCCTCGCCGCCAGCATGTTCGTCATCGGCTCCACCACGGCCCGGCTGTTCGCGGGCAACCTCGTCGAGCTCGTCGGGAGACGACGCAACCTGCTCATCGCGCTCGTCGTCGGTGCGCTGGCCTCGCTGGCCTACTTCCCGGCGTCCTCGTACGGTTCGCTCCTCGTGGTGCGCTTCCTGCACGGGGCATCCTTCGCGATCGCCTCGACCACGGCCATGACATTGGCCCAGTCCGTGATCCCGCGCGCACGCCGGGGTGAGGGGACCGGCTACTTCACGCTGAGCATGACGCTGGCGACGGCGCTCGGCCCGCTGCTCGGTCTGCTGCTGGTGGACCACGTCGGCTACGGTGCGCTGTTCGCAGGCTCGGCCGTTGCGTCGGTGCTGGCGCTCGTCATCGCCCTGTTCCTGCGCACGAGGGACCTCGCGCCCGATCGGGAGGCCCGGGCGCGGCTGCTGCGGTTCCGGCCCGCGGACATGCTGCACCCGGCCGTGCTGCCGGTCGCGAGCTTCATGCTCGTCCTCGCGATCTGCTACTCCGGCGTCCTCACCTACCTGCAGCCGTTCGCCGCCGAGGCCGGGCTGGCCGGCGGTGCGAGCATCTTCTTCCTCGTCTACGCGGCGTCGATGCTGCTCACCCGGACGATCATGGGACGACTGCAGGATCGGCGCGGCGACAATGCCGTGATCGTCTTCGCGGTGCTTGCCTTCGCCGCCGGGCTGGCGCTGCTCGGGCTGGCCGGCAGCGACGCACTCGTCATCGTCGCCGGAGTGGCGATGGGCCTGGGCTTCGGGTCGCTGCTGGGTGCGCTGCAGGCGGTCGCGGTCTCGAAGGTGCCGATGCGGCGGGTGGGTGTCGCGATCTCGACGCACTACTTCATGGTCGACCTCGGCATCGGGATCGGACCGGTGCTGCTCGGGCTCGGTCTTGGCGTGTTCGGGTTCGACACGATGTACCTCGTGCTGGCCGTCGTCGCCCTGGTCTCCCTCGGACTGTACGAGCTCGTTCACGGCCGGTACGAGCGGGCCCGGCGCCGGGTGCGGGCCGAGGACGGTGAGGGAGCGGCCGCCGCCGACAGCGATCTCGTCAGGCACTGA